The window caccatgtaatctaaaacaaatataaaacatttaatccaTCACTAAAATGTAACTGGAGGAGCTTGGTTGTCCCAGCCTCTACAAGAGAAATTTCACACAGTAACACGCAGACAATAAAGGATCTTTGGCATCTCGCCGCTAGAGGGCGCTGCTGCAGGGTGACTGCGGTACGTGACGCGTGTGTGAATGAATGCGCTTCATTTACCTGCTGGGAGTTATAAAGTCAGACAGCAGGACAGGAACCAGGCTCTACATCTGCATCAACAGGTAAATGAACTCTCGCTTCCATTGGCTCCTACCTGTGGACAGGTGTATGAGCGATCACTTTACAGGTGGCGGTGCTTTAAATGTTCTGGAGGCAGGAAAGGTTCTGAAGCGGAACCAACGGCGGACTGCAGACGTTTAAcgctttggatttaatgttcaTAAAACCCATAATTTAGTTAATTAATCTGCCAAACAACGAGTTTTTCCAGCGGTTTTGGTAAAATAAAGGAGTTAATATCAGGAATCTGGTCATATTTTAATCAGCTGTCCGGAGGGAAGAGAAGCGTTTCACTTTTTCCAGGACAAACTGCGAACTTTGACTCTTTCTGCCGCTAATCTGACGCAGAAGCAGCGGATTTTTCACTAGTTTAGGAGGAAAAGCGGCGAAACTGTCCGGAACTCAACCCGATCATACCTCTGTTGTCACTTCCGCAATCTGCTGCAATTTAAAGCGTTAGAAATTCGGCTTTAGTCGGATTTTTCCGCTGATTGTATCCAAActatttctaaattaaaaagaacaacataAACTGGACATGCGCAGGTGGATTCTAAGGTCCCGCCCACGGCGATGGCCCGTCTTTGCGTGGGCGGGGTGGGTCCGAACGAACCCCTGTGACGTGTGTGACGTGTGAACAGACGTCACAGAGGTCAGAGGCTTTAGTTCTTTAGTTGGTTCTGTTGAAGCTCACTTTGCACTTGTTGGACTCTAGCGATGCTTCCTGAGAATCTCAGCCAGCCTGAACCAATGAGCGCAGCAGCAGCCATGACCCAAACGAGCCGTCCCCCGTCCCAGCAGAGCGACGTCGTCTCCTTAGACACCGTCAGACCAGCTGTCGACTTCTTCTTCACCAACCTCTCACGCCAGCAGTGGCTACACTTGGCCACGGGAAACCCAGACCCCGACACCAGCTGCGTCCTGGTGGAGCTCCTCGGAGACATCATGGAGCTCTTCTCGTCTGCCGTTCTGGACAAACTCCAGAACCCAGACTTCACAGGCCGGGTGGTCAAGGCGGTCGTGGGCAACATTGTGCCCGGAGCCTTCGCACGAGCCCTTGACTTGGAAGAAGACATCCGCTCCAAGAGCACGGCGAATTTAAACAAGCTGATCGTCCAACACGTGGCGGCGCGCGTCCAACGCCACTTCTACTCCGACGACGAGGATCCGGCAGCGACTTACGTCCAGCAGGTGACCGACATGTACCGGATCAACGCGGCGGTACACGAAGCCACCGTCGTGATAAAGGAGCTGATTTTCCGGGTGTTCACGCCTCAAATGGAAACCAAGCAGGAAGCGCCGGTCAGCCCGCCGCCAGAGGACCCGCAGGAGGCGAGTGACGGGACGGCGTCCCCGGACAGCCACTCAGAGACGAGTCCTCAGGCAGACCGAGGCGATCAAAGCGCCTCCTTCCACACCGAGGAGCTCACAGACGGCGGTCAGACCGCTTCTCCATCCGCCAGGCCAGAGTCTGTGGTCAACCGTCTGAAGAGGAAGATCAGGAGGTTCTTCACCAAGTATCATCGCAGACATTCAGCCAAGGTGTTCCCTTTAAACTCACCAGAAGGCCCAGAAATCTGCGGCGCTACAGCGAACCCAGCACCGGTCCACCAGGCCAAGCCCCCGCAAAGGTCTGGAGATGTTCCTCCAGAACATTTTGCTCCTGATGGAAGATCTTCTCCTTCGGACGATGATGAAAGTGTCACGTATGTAGAGGAGTTTATAGCTGAGGAAGATTCAAAGATCTCATCTTTACCAGATTCTGGACCAGAGAGCCCGTCAACCGAAGTCACCCAGAACTTAGAGTCTGAGCCAAAGTTTGACGAAATCACACCAGTGGAGGCCTTCGTCCCTGAAGACGAGGCTTCAGAGGTCTCATCTTTACCAGATTCTGGACCAGAGAGCCCGTCAACCGAAGTCACCCAGAACTTAGAGTCTGAGCCAAAGTTTGACGAAATCACACCAGTGGAGGCCTTCGTCCCTGAAGACGAGGCTTCAGAGGTCCCATCCGTAGAAGACGTTCCTGCAGACAGTCAGGCGTCCGCCACCgtgggggaggaagaggagctgacAGATTTAAGGCAGCCTGAAGTTTGTCCTGCGGTCGCTGAGCCCACCGTGCCGCGGGCCACGGCTCCATCGGCTGGAGAAGCAGAGGAACAGGCAGCAGGTGGAGAAGATGATGACACCAAAGCTTCAGTGAGCGTGTTGGTCCACTGGCTGATGGCTCGGGCCATTAAAGCTTCCAGCATCCGTTGCTCCCCTGAGGTCCTTCAGTGCATCCATGGACGCCTCGTAGAGAAGGTCTGGGCTGAAGTTCAGCGGCAAGGAATCCATGCTGACCTAGAAAATGTCTTGATTCATGCCCAGAAGATTTATGACGGCATCAGTAAAAAGCTGAGGTGTCCCGCTGAGGTCGCGGGGACTTTGCTGCTTTTAGAAGACCCAGTATTTGACAAAGCAATTGTGGCGTCGTTCTGCAAACATCTCAGGAAACCTGTGGAGAAACCTTCCCTCCGGGCTCGGTTCTTCTCTTTCCTGGGCAAAACCACACGTGAGCCTGAGAAACAAGCAGAGCCTCAACGTCCAACGTCCGCGGCGTCCGCGGCGTCCTCGGCTGGAAGTGTGGCGTCTGAAAGGTCAGAGCTGGAGGACAACAGCAGCGGAGACTATGCAGCGGACGATGAAGCTTCATCAGACTCTGACTGTGACTCCATGGATGCTTTTAAAAGCGACTCCTCAGCAGAAACCCCAGAGGACACGGCTGTCCAACcgggacagagacagagacaaagCGAGAAGGTGGACCAAAGAAAGATGGCGGTGAAAACGCTGATCAGCGACGTCGTCTGGCAGCTTGTTGAAAAAAATCGGGACAGAGCAACGCCAAAGAACAATCTGGCGTCATCTGTGAGCGTCTCTTCCAGAAGCTCTGGGCCGGGGTCAAAGGTCAACTGGACAGCATGTCCTCAGAGAAGATCAAAGGCCTGAGCAAGGCCGTCCTCAGGGACCTGTATAAGATGTGGCCCGAGAACTTCCTGGTCTACCTGGACTTTGGCCGGCCGCTATTCGACAAGACGATTGTGTCGTCAATCGAAAAGCGTCTCTTGAAATCATCGAACTTTAAGAAAATCCTCGACACGACATCATCGAACGTTAAGAAAATCTTTGACACGATCCAAGAAACCCTGAAAGACAGCCCGCCGCGGTTTTACATGGTGCTGTAGATGAACTACAGCCGTTTTCCTTCGTCCCTTAAAACACgagagacacacaaacacaaacacacacacacacacacacacacagacacacacacgggTTTTCTCCGGGTGCTCCGGTttccccataaaaaaaaaaacctacagatAAATAAAAGTCCATTTGTGCCGGGTTCATCGCTGCTGGTCGCATCAGCGCCAACACACGGAGGTGGAGGTACGACTGCAGCAGCGTGAATCTGAGCACTAACAACCACCCTGAATATAAATATTTGCAACATCTTCTCAGTGTTTTAAACAAGCGATAAAATACCGTCGTATTTCATCGTCGTCGCTAACAGGCGGCGGCGCGGTTCCCGCCATCTTTAACGTTCTCTGATGTCAGGCCTCATTCGCTCTGGGCGCCGTTAGACAATCCAGTTCCACCGTGGAGGAACGGCCAAGTGTGAGTGCTGCCCCGCTTTTAGAGCCTCAGATACGCTTTCCTGCTCAGAAACAGTCCGTCCCCTACctttgacctttgacctcaggAAATAGACACTTGTAGCTAAAAACGTTTAGCGTCCAGAGACGTTTCTGGAAGTTATTGCTGAGAAGAGGCTGCTTGATTCTGCAGAGCATCAGTGTGCTTGGAGAGCAGAATCCctaaaacagaggaaacagaggGCAGCCGccttaaaaaaatgcttgttaGAAGTGGAAGCGGGATTTATTAGTAGTAGCattactattatttatttattagtcattatttaattataattattattactattagtattatttatccattatttattattattattagtcttactataattattattattgttgttgttgttgttcattatttatttatttattattattactattattagtCTTACTATGATTATtcgttatttattattattagtcttactattattactattattagtgttgttcattatttatttaattattattattaatattagtcttattattattattagtaatattattattagtctTATTCTTCTTATTATTGTTTGGCCCGTTTTGGGCATTGTTTACACAAAGTTATTCCTGATAGGAGAAAAAGTGTGAACTGTGCTAAAttcctgcatttaaaaacagattttatcaGTTTTCTGCACAGATTCTCAGTTCGATGTGCAGAACTTCAGATTTCTAAATATCTTATGACACTTTTTACATAAATGCCAAAGTCCAGAAATATTAAGAGCTTCAGTGGTTAGTGTTAGTGTAATATCGGCACCGTAATGCAGCCTCAAAGCAGGCACAGAGTTCTGTGACCCGTTTGGGCCGGTCCCAAGCCCGGATAAATGCAGAGGGTCGTGTCAGGAAGGCCGTCCGCGGAAACTCTTCCACATTTATTCACACGACTCAAATCGGTCCCAGCCCAGGTTAAGAACGACGGGCTGCCGCTGACCGACAGGTACCGGGAAACCGGACCACCGTCGGTcagcaaagaggaagaggaagaggaggaggaggaggaggaggaggaggaggacgggtCCGTAggcagaaggaggaggaagggcAGGAGTCTAGGACTGACGGTGACAGGAAAGGCTGGAGAGATGGCTGCCATGatgcagaggaggaaggtggagaTTCTGGGTGTTGTGGAGATGAAGAGGCAGCGAGGCTggagaaaggaggaggaggaggaggaggaggagggtccATGCTGCTAGGGGGGCGCGATGGAAGAGGGAGGCTGCAGCTGTTAACCTGACGGAGGAGTTTGTCAGCAATGTTCTGGAGGGGCTGAGGAGTCTGAAGCTAAAGCTGAAGGTGAGATGTTCAGAGCTGCTAGTGGTGACAGGAGGAGACAGGAGAGGACCTGGTGTGTCTGCTGGAAGGAAAGGTGATGAGGAGACTTGGTGGTAGGAGGAGGAAGCACAGGAGCGAGTTCTGAGAAAGAGATCAGCTCCAAAGAAGTGGGACAGTGAGGACTGAAGAGTCTCAGGAGGACAGAGGTGCAGGGAGGGCAGCTAAGGCCGTGCAGAGGACAGACAGAGACGTGAAGGACAGGCTGGACAGTAAGGAGGGACAGAAGGACCTATACAGGCTGGAGAGGCAGAGATGGAAGGATGTTCAGCAGCTTAGGCTGACAGGGTGGAAAGGGAATTGCTTTATGGTCCCCGTGGGgaaaatgatgtttcagtacaaccatCTAGAGACAAAGATCACTAAATCATTCAGTCGTATCGGCCTTTCAGCATCAACAGCTGACCAAAGTTCTTCATTAAGTCAGTATTTAACAACATAAACTCAAAGGGagataaaagacaaacaaaaaacattgagaGGAAACAAGTTGTTGTTGTCCTCTAACTGTTTTTTCCTCTATTGAAATGATTTATTTGGAAATAAATGACAGAAGTTTCTTTCTCTGCATCATCCTCTCCTGTCTTCTTGTCCTCTGACTCTTCTGCTGCATCATGAGGGACATTCATGCATCttagcttcctggatgggactTTATTCACAGGTATGATGAActcattcaattcagttttatttatatagctcatATCCacaacatatcatctcaagtctctttccaaagtcagattccatcaaatcctccaggttggtgagaaagtttcctctctaaggaaacccagcaggttgcatcacgtctctccaagcagcattcactcctcctgaaagagcgtagagccacagtggacagtcgtctgcattgttgatggctttgcagcaatccctcatactgagcatgcatgaagcgacagtggagaggaaaactcccctttaacagggaggagaacctccagcagaaccagaaccaggctcagtgtgaacgctcatctgcctcgacccactggggcttagagaagacagagcagagacacagaaagcacagaagctcacattgacccaggagtactttctatgttagatggtaatagaggatgatctccctcccctgatgatgtcacagctagtTCAGCCTAGAACTTCCTGCCGAGgagtttcagcttcagagcGATCCAGacgctgctgagagcgactctgaggaAGGAGATGACATAAATGTTCATCTTGGTGAGGAGGTGTGGCTGACCCCGTTGCTAGGGGTGATgttgtcttttaagagctgtgattggttgatagttaTATATCAtaggagagaaattaaccaatTAGACTGGGTTCATAAATGTGTGAAGATAGAACCTTTGCTGCGTTCACACTTTGCGTGTTTTGAGTTTCAACGTCGTCTGGTTTATATTTAAAGTCTATGAATGGGGCATTGAGAAGTGTGGCAGCACGTCACACGCGTCTAGCTAGCGCTGCGCTTTTTGAAGCCTTTCGCGGTTGTTAGCCTTGACGTTCGTCTACAGTGGCCAACAATACAGTTTGCAGCTGACGCAGAgcttcaaccaatcagagaccgCTATGCGAAATAgtggcacaaaaacaaaaatggaggaCAAAGTTATCGTTTCCTGGCATTTGAGCTAGCTAAATCCGTCCAGCGCACCGTTGAGCCACTGCTAGTTTCAGTCAAGGTGTTTATTCAGAGGAAATGTGATGAACGCTTCCCCTCCGGAGGTTCCCCCTCAGGCAAAAGACTTTGTTAGAGTTCAGATTCATaaattattatataaaaaaacagtttctggaACCCCTGGAGCTGCTCAGTAGTTAAATCAGATGACATCGTTTGCAggagaggaaactttttctTGCCCTCCCTCTTCCACCACACCTCCTCCAGACAACATCCTTTCTATTCCCATCGTACTGTAAAtagtttgaaatatttattgttttgtgtttaattaatttcttcATATCGTcagcacatttttgtttttatggtctgagctagaggagcatgtagatctagaacaggaggaacccaggatggaaccttggagaaccccacatgtgatttttgtcgtctctgatgtaaagttatctactgacactaaaagtcctttaagtaggatttaaaccagtggagagctgtagcagaaaggccgacccagttctccaggcgttctacactgcaaaaagggaactaaaaataagcaaatatttcttgaaatgagtgtattttaccttgatttgagcaggtagataagactatttgccaatagaatgagattttttgcacttaaaacaggaacaattaatctctaaaataacacaattagacatcctgcacttgaaataagacgatggagatgaattgttcctattttaagtgcaaaaatcttattccattggcaaatagtcttatttacctgctctaatcaaggaaaattacaatgatttcaagaaaatttcacttacttttagttctgtttttgcagtgtaacagaatggagtgatcgaaagtatcaatgctgcactgaggtccaacagaaccagcactgtggttgttccacagtctgtatttatatggatgtcattaaacaccttgataagggcggtctctgtactgtggtgaggaaacctgactggaaaacgtcaaagcggctggtcgttgttaagaaggtgtttaattgttgaaacaccgctttttcaataatcttactgataaaggaggtttgagatgggcctgtagttctggagtagaagtttgtctaaattgttctttttcagcagtggtttgataattgctgtttttagggactgggggaaaacacctgacaggagggacgtgtttagtatctgagtcaaatcagacgctatgacaggcaacaCTTTTCTaaggaaagctgtgggtagaacatgaaggtagcaggaggaggaacttagctgctgagtGATCTCCTCTAAACTTTTGTAGTTTaattggctgaattgggacatttagTCTCaatgctgtatttctggctCGTCTAAGAATTTGggaaattttaagatttttcctaaaatgacgtgAGGgctacttttaatctgaggatTCTTGGTGAATACGGGTCCAGGTTCACTGTGACGTCTATAAagagagagactttacagatataacgtAAAACtgaagggaatctttcttctctgagatcatcaacaaaaacattaataatgctttaTTTACCACAGtcaacaggttaacaaaccctccATGTGTCTGTAGCTTCTGAAATCCACCAGGGCCTGTAATGATCTGCTAACTTATtaactgagaaaatcctaaagatcaGAGGATCAGTCTGTGCATCCATATctactccagaaccaaagctgtatccaactagaactgatcctgacaaaatgtcccaattcagccaaataaactccaaaagcttagaggagatcattcagcagctgaaTTTCACTCAGATCTACCTTAACAACGTGGAGCTGAATCACAAAGTTGATGATAGAAAAGTGCTGTTAGTATTTCTCTGTGGATGATAACACTTCTTTACACCGTCAGACGTTTTCAGTATTGCTGTTGGGTAAAAGTGATGGACAGCGAATGAAGAGCTGAGCGCTGTAACCGGGTCCAGAACCGGTCCAGAACCGGCTGCCTGGcaccagagcagcagctttctgattggttgaagaCCAGCTCCTGGTTCTGCTTTCCTTCCTGCTGATGCTGCATGTTCTGCTTTACATGAAACCTTCTGGAAAACAATTATCCACACATTTATCAGGCTTCATTTCTGGTTTTTATTTCCCCTccacacgtaaaaaaaaaaatggaagtatTCCCTAAAGATGGCCAGTTGTTgatgagaaagaaaaagcatAATGAGCATTTACTGATTCTGCAGGTTGAACTCTGAGTGACAGTTAACCCTAAGGCAGAAGTTGGAGTCAGATCAAACCTTGtcagcagaaaataaaagttaataaatCATTTTCTCATATCATGTTATTCAGAATCTGGAGGTGAGGTCTGCACTAAAAtctacttaaaaaaatgttaaacattttctgtaGAATAAAAGGTTTTACATCATATTACAGAAATCAAACCAATTACATTAAAAAGACAATTTGTCTTCAGCTCAAAGTAAAAATGAGTCCTAAAGCAGAGAAAATGTGCAAATCTGcatcattcttcttcttctctgccttCTCACTGGAAACAGGGTGGCTGTGACCTCCCGTCTGCGTGGCCAGCGCCTCCTCTGCGCCTCCTCTGCACCTCCTCAGGGTTCAGGGTGGACGCTGGAGATCTTCTCGATGGACTGCAGGAGCTGAGAGACCAAACGGAAAGTCTCTGCTTCCTCCAGCAGCTGCCTGGGAGCCAACAGACACATTTAGAGTCAGATTAATGCAGAACTGGTTCATCTCCAGCCTGTGAAGAAACCAGATTCAACATTTTAACACACAGCTGTGGGCTTAATGAGAAGTGTTTAATGTTTGCCTAAATGTTGCTATTTTCCAggtgctccactgatctggatcaaactcccagaaaactgtaaatcaaCAGAAACTCTGAGCTCCTTTAAATCAGACGGAAACCTGTTCAGAGCTGCTTTCAGCCTTAATTACAGGAACTCTGACCAACATGTTgatttttattgatgtttttcacCTGATATTATTTAATGTCACTGCTCTCACAACCAGAGACTGATgtgtttaagatgtttttatgttttcattgctgctgaaatgtgctacagaCAAACTGGACTTCCTCtttacagcttaactttaaatctATCTTTTTCATATTATTAAATCTAGCCTTTCCTGTCTACATGTCTTTCTCACTGTCACATTGTGGggaaataaaggtatttctattcttttCTATTGTAAAGGTAACACGCCAGTAAAGGTTTGGCTCCATCTGGTGGAAGTCAGAGGAAACTGCAACAAAACCAGCGCTTCAGCTAAAACTACTGATTTTATAAAGAATTAAATTTTAtaattgaatttagtgcactagttgatcttttcttcataatagaacagcaagcactgcagtcaaaatatggccttttttgacctgctgtatatcagccagtcccttccattgcaggaagtagaatatgttagatactttgggaattctctgccctctgaatctctgagaaaggcttctttttgccattaaaaacgcacaacattcacaGATACTTTCGACATttagcttgatgtatcatgaaactgttgaccagAGCTGCTTCTAACAGCTACGTTTCAGCTAGCCGCATGGCCGCATGGCGCTGGTCAGACCACCAGCTTCACCCTCCCTGCTTCCCACTGGATGCTCGAAGTGAACTGAAGTGACacagaggcaccgacaggtttggcagagaaataaacagggaaaaagTTAAATGGTTCATTTAGAATGATTTACTTTAACGCGTTTCAcggtttttaaaacacatggagCTAACAGCCATAGCTCTCGTTAACATTTTGAAGCCAAGCTGATGTGATtccagtgtgtttttatggttataacaaactttattttcacaagggtgatattaaagtttgtgttttccggttttcgctcattacgaccaaaatcgtgtttaaagcttttaaaaaatttagcgccgaatgtccgctagcataaATGCTATCAGCTTCCTGGATAACATACAGCTACGGTTcatttcaaacataaggtttgtttcattttgctcCACCGTCGTTCCATAGTGCTATTAGCAGTATTATACTATTATTATCCaattattaccgcattaatatggaatattaatgttgatttaatggtgtgttgcataactttaggattaagccatttagcgaccgatcgctacagcgactcCCAGCTTCCCGGaggaataaattaattaataaaatcaagcgtcTCTAAAGGTTACTGATTTTACTGAGAcaagtctttaaaatgttatttcattaaataatgtttgtttaactcGGGATTTGCATCATGAACGGGCTGAaacaccaaatgttgttctgaattagttaagctaatttaacctcattccatgttctttaagatgaactttggttctttaactcagatctgcagagaaccaggattcactgaatcattctgatgatgatcaaacattttattttgtcttttgttttttttttgtgtgtacatagttcttaatatcttcattttgcttagtagtttagttaagtttcactaccctagtagagaggatttgttgattgaaatactgcgttaattcagataaacagcattatatagtgatgttctctggatgttcattttatttctgttaataaattcttgaacttgaagagaagttgtcactcctttattctacatttgtgcagagtttgctgttaaaagatcactgGTGAttgaatcatccctttcaaacAATGTCCTGATAACACATCTGACTCTGGATTGGACACAGCTCACCATCAGCTTAATTATCTAATAA of the Fundulus heteroclitus isolate FHET01 chromosome 12, MU-UCD_Fhet_4.1, whole genome shotgun sequence genome contains:
- the LOC118564892 gene encoding uncharacterized protein LOC118564892 encodes the protein MLPENLSQPEPMSAAAAMTQTSRPPSQQSDVVSLDTVRPAVDFFFTNLSRQQWLHLATGNPDPDTSCVLVELLGDIMELFSSAVLDKLQNPDFTGRVVKAVVGNIVPGAFARALDLEEDIRSKSTANLNKLIVQHVAARVQRHFYSDDEDPAATYVQQVTDMYRINAAVHEATVVIKELIFRVFTPQMETKQEAPVSPPPEDPQEASDGTASPDSHSETSPQADRGDQSASFHTEELTDGGQTASPSARPESVVNRLKRKIRRFFTKYHRRHSAKVFPLNSPEGPEICGATANPAPVHQAKPPQRSGDVPPEHFAPDGRSSPSDDDESVTYVEEFIAEEDSKISSLPDSGPESPSTEVTQNLESEPKFDEITPVEAFVPEDEASEVPSVEDVPADSQASATVGEEEELTDLRQPEVCPAVAEPTVPRATAPSAGEAEEQAAGGEDDDTKASVSVLVHWLMARAIKASSIRCSPEVLQCIHGRLVEKVWAEVQRQGIHADLENVLIHAQKIYDGISKKLRCPAEVAGTLLLLEDPVFDKAIVASFCKHLRKPVEKPSLRARFFSFLGKTTREPEKQAEPQRPTSAASAASSAGSVASERSELEDNSSGDYAADDEASSDSDCDSMDAFKSDSSAETPEDTAVQPGQRQRQSEKVDQRKMAVKTLISDVVWQLVEKNRDRATPKNNLASSVSVSSRSSGPGSKVNWTACPQRRSKA